The following are encoded together in the Coffea arabica cultivar ET-39 chromosome 1c, Coffea Arabica ET-39 HiFi, whole genome shotgun sequence genome:
- the LOC113730405 gene encoding probable NAD(P)H dehydrogenase (quinone) FQR1-like 3 isoform X1: MSTTKVYVVYYSLYGHVDSMAREIQKGANSVEGVEATLWQVPETLPEKILEKMKAPAKADDVPEIRPEQLVEADGFLFGSPSRFGMMAAQVKAFFDATHEIWATQALAGRPAGVFWSTGFHGGGQELTALTFITQLAHHGMIFVPLGYTFGSGMFEMNEVKGGSSYGAGTYAADGSRQPTKLELQQAFHQGKYVAEITKKLKKSSPQVQ, encoded by the exons ATATTATTCACTGTACGGGCATGTAGACAGTATGGCAAGAGAAATACAGAAAGGAGCCAATTCTGTGGAAGGAGTCGAGGCAACCCTTTGGCAG GTGCCTGAGACTTTGCCGGAGAAAATATTGGAGAAGATGAAGGCTCCTGCAAAAGCAGATGATGTGCCTGAGATCAGGCCGGAGCAGCTTGTGGAGGCTGATGGTTTTCTGTTTGGTTCTCCTTCTCGGTTTGGGATGATGGCTGCCCAAGTCAAGGCTTTCTTTGATGCTACTCATGAAATTTGGGCTACTCAGGCTCTTGCTGGCAGGCCTGCCGGGGTCTTCTGGAGTACCGGTTTCCATGGTGGTGGCCAGGAGCTTACTGC ATTAACATTCATAACACAGTTGGCACACCACGGGATGATATTTGTTCCTCTTGGGTATACCTTTGGGAGTGGAATGTTTGAGATGAATGAGGTAAAGGGTGGATCTTCCTACGGCGCTGGAACTTATGCGGCAGACGGATCTCGTCAGCCTACGAAGCTGGAACTTCAGCAAGCCTTTCATCAGGGAAAGTACGTTGCTGAAATTACCAAAAAGCTGAAAAAATCTTCCCCTCAAGTGCAGTGA
- the LOC113730405 gene encoding probable NAD(P)H dehydrogenase (quinone) FQR1-like 3 isoform X2: MKAPAKADDVPEIRPEQLVEADGFLFGSPSRFGMMAAQVKAFFDATHEIWATQALAGRPAGVFWSTGFHGGGQELTALTFITQLAHHGMIFVPLGYTFGSGMFEMNEVKGGSSYGAGTYAADGSRQPTKLELQQAFHQGKYVAEITKKLKKSSPQVQ, from the exons ATGAAGGCTCCTGCAAAAGCAGATGATGTGCCTGAGATCAGGCCGGAGCAGCTTGTGGAGGCTGATGGTTTTCTGTTTGGTTCTCCTTCTCGGTTTGGGATGATGGCTGCCCAAGTCAAGGCTTTCTTTGATGCTACTCATGAAATTTGGGCTACTCAGGCTCTTGCTGGCAGGCCTGCCGGGGTCTTCTGGAGTACCGGTTTCCATGGTGGTGGCCAGGAGCTTACTGC ATTAACATTCATAACACAGTTGGCACACCACGGGATGATATTTGTTCCTCTTGGGTATACCTTTGGGAGTGGAATGTTTGAGATGAATGAGGTAAAGGGTGGATCTTCCTACGGCGCTGGAACTTATGCGGCAGACGGATCTCGTCAGCCTACGAAGCTGGAACTTCAGCAAGCCTTTCATCAGGGAAAGTACGTTGCTGAAATTACCAAAAAGCTGAAAAAATCTTCCCCTCAAGTGCAGTGA
- the LOC140005990 gene encoding uncharacterized protein yields MAEFVSHNPTIFEELGRYLKRQGKEKAESSKRRPTKSPEAPSDEDSDEGRLSRSTSRRASSKATSKLASISRAFSRGLLGKRAEDPPRRPGGLASDYMRAPPFTDDINGERVPPNFKLPNLHTYDGRGDPEDHLRAFISAFRLYCVPDAVICRAFPIFLHGTARKWFWSLEPGSISSLDELIDRFIHRFVSSRPITKTSTYLLNLQQGQGESLRSYAQRFNEENVQIPDQNEQVTLAAFTNGLVAGLFNTEIHRDYPRTLHELWERVDQGIRSEDVNRMKREAQASRTGQDARRRKDIGRGEPGPSGTSNPPRDRRSVFDRIVKGRSSTSDAELTPLNSSRSHVLAVMRQNHLGRTPPEITGRRDRRNSSLYCAYHRDVGHETEDCNDLKREIENLIRQGHLKQFVRKDGSF; encoded by the coding sequence ATGGCCGAGTTCGTATCACACAACCCTACCATTTTTGAGGAGCTAGGAAGGTACCTCAAAAGACAGGGGAAAGAAAAGGCCGAGTCTTCCAAGAGGAGGCCGACGAAGTCCCCTGAGGCACCTTCAGATGAAGACTCCGATGAGGGGCGTCTCTCTCGGAGTACCTCCAGGCGTGCCTCCTCCAAGGCGACCTCTAAGCTTGCCTCCATCTCCCGAGCGTTTTCTCGAGGACTCCTAGGGAAACGGGCCGAGGACCCACCTCGGCGCCCCGGGGGCCTAGCTTCGGACTACATGAGGGCCCCGCCCTTTACGGATGACATCAATGGGGAAAGGGTGCCCCCGAacttcaagcttccaaacttgcacACCTATGACGGCCGAGGTGACCCCGAGGATCACCTCCGCGCCTTCATCTCCGCATTCCGACTCTACTGCGTCCCCGACGCCGTGATTTGTCGGGCTTTCCCCATTTTCCTACATGGGACTGCCCGGAAGTGGTTCTGGAGTTTGGAACCAGGGAGCATTTCCTCCCTGGATGAGCTGATAGACCGGTTCATCCACCGCTTCGTGTCGTCTCGACCAATCACGAAGACTTCAACTTATCTCTTGAACCTTCAACAGGGTCAGGGCGAGTCTCTTCGCTCGTATGCTCAGAGGTTCAACGAGGAGAATGTGCAAATACCTGATCAGAACGAGCAGGTAACTCTCGCGGCCTTTACCAACGGGTTGGTGGCCGGACTCTTCAACACCGAAATCCATCGGGATTACCCTCGTACACTTCACGAACTCTGGGAAAGAGTGGACCAGGGAATCCGAAGTGAAGATGTGAATCGCATGAAGCGAGAAGCCCAAGCCTCTCGTACGGGACAAGATGCCCGGAGAAGGAAAGACATCGGCCGAGGTGAACCCGGCCCAAGTGGCACTTCAAACCCACCACGGGACCGCCGGAGTGTCTTTGACCGGATCGTGAAAGGAAGATCTTCCACCTCGGACGCTGAGCTAACACCGCTCAATTCCAGCCGATCTCATGTCTTGGCTGTGATGAGGCAGAACCACCTCGGCCGAACACCTCCTGAGATCACTGGAAGAAGAGATAGGAGGAACTCCAGCCTCTACTGTGCCTACCATCGAGATGTTGGGCACGAGACCGAAGACTGCAACGATCTGAAACGAGAGATCGAAAATCTAATTCGGCAAGGACACTTGAAACAATTTGTCCGCAAAGATGGAAGCTTCTGA